Proteins from a single region of bacterium:
- a CDS encoding ribbon-helix-helix domain-containing protein — translation MSGRSKHEVVTFKVDEALLDALAAVPNRSEFIRNAVLAALENTCPLCGGKGVLTEDQQRHWHEFRAAHAIVRCDDCREMRLVCEHEGDEAADPDVL, via the coding sequence ATGTCTGGCCGATCGAAACACGAGGTCGTCACGTTCAAGGTTGACGAGGCGCTTTTGGATGCGCTCGCCGCCGTGCCGAACCGCTCCGAATTCATCCGCAACGCCGTGCTCGCCGCGCTCGAAAACACCTGCCCGCTTTGCGGCGGGAAGGGTGTGCTGACCGAGGATCAGCAGCGGCACTGGCACGAGTTCCGCGCCGCGCACGCCATCGTTCGGTGCGACGATTGCCGCGAGATGCGTCTCGTGTGCGAGCACGAGGGCGACGAAGCGGCCGACCCGGACGTTTTATGA